A single Muntiacus reevesi chromosome 9, mMunRee1.1, whole genome shotgun sequence DNA region contains:
- the LOC136174463 gene encoding olfactory receptor 4A15-like: MEQRNNVTEFFLLGLTQSPQGQKIQFVIFLLIYIVTIVLTVVVSPTLHAPMYFFLGNLSFMDAVYSTTFTPNMIINLLYEKRTISFQACMTQIFTGHLFGGAEILLLVFMAYDCYMDICKPLHYLTIMNQRVCVLLLLLAWAGGFLHAVLHPLFVYKLPFCGPNVMDHFVCDMYPLLKLACTDTQFIALTVLANDGAICMAIFTLLLISYGVILRSLENRNREGRHKALSTCGSHITVVVLFFVPCVFMFVRPLSTLPIDKHLTVFYTIITPMLNPLIYTLRNGEMKNAMKKLWNRGKRRK, from the coding sequence ATGGAACAAAGGAACAATGTAACTGAATTTTTCCTCTTGGGGCTCACTCAGAGCCCCCAGGGTCAGAAAATACAATTTGTCATCTTCTTGCTCATCTACATTGTGACCATTGTCCTGACTGTGGTGGTCAGTCCAACCCTGCATGCCCCTATGTACTTCTTTCTTGGCAACTTATCATTTATGGATGCTGTTTATTCTACTACATTCACCCCAAATATGATTATAAACTTACTCTACGAGAAAAGAACCATCTCCTTCCAAGCTTGCATGACCCAGATTTTTACAGGGCActtatttggtggtgctgagattTTACTCCTGGTGTTCATGGCCTATGACTGCTACATGGACATCTGCAAACCCTTGCATTATTTGACAATCATGAATCAGCGAGTGTGTGTTCTGCTTCTGCTTTTGGCCTGGGCTGGTGGGTTTTTACATGCTGTCCTTCATCCTCTCTTTGTTTACAAActccccttctgtggccccaatgtcatggATCACTTTGTGTGTGACATGTACCCCTTGTTAAAACTGGCCTGCACTGACACCCAATTTATTGCCCTCACAGTCCTGGCCAATGACGGGGCCATCTGTATGGCCATCTTCACACTGTTACTCATCTCCTATGGGGTCATCCTGCGCTCCCTGGAGAATCGTAATCGAGAAGGAAGGCACAAAGCCTtgtccacctgtggctcccacatcaccGTGGTGGTCCTCTTCTTCGTGCCCTGTGTTTTTATGTTTGTGAGACCTCTTTCTACTTTACCCATTGATAAACACTTGACTGTGTTTTACACCATTATCACCCCTATGTTGAACCCTCTGATCTATACACTGAGAAATGGTgagatgaaaaatgccatgaaaaagctctggaacagaggcaaaagaagaaaatga